One region of Desulfovibrio sp. JC022 genomic DNA includes:
- a CDS encoding methyltransferase domain-containing protein, which translates to MKFDLGGRGRNREFTTVNFEENCDIKHDILDLDGFIPEDGVVDEFRMIHTLEHIPTADYLKFLKDIKRKLKPGGKVTIVLTDAEAAINMWKDNVLSFRAMKKILFPPAHLTGENKFMAHHNMWNTLDLARDFQVLGFDTFSFEAGMWSFDLTDEFFPEEMAHFHGVQIKNLGVMAVLPE; encoded by the coding sequence ATGAAATTTGATCTCGGAGGGCGCGGCAGGAACAGGGAATTCACCACCGTGAATTTTGAGGAGAATTGCGATATTAAACACGACATCCTCGACCTCGACGGTTTTATTCCCGAAGACGGTGTGGTTGATGAATTCCGCATGATTCACACCCTTGAGCACATCCCCACAGCAGATTATTTAAAGTTCCTGAAAGATATAAAACGCAAGCTCAAACCGGGCGGCAAGGTGACTATTGTACTGACCGATGCGGAAGCTGCAATCAATATGTGGAAGGATAATGTACTTTCCTTCCGGGCCATGAAGAAAATTCTATTCCCTCCTGCCCATCTGACCGGAGAAAACAAGTTTATGGCCCACCATAACATGTGGAATACACTCGATCTAGCAAGGGATTTTCAGGTGTTGGGTTTTGACACTTTCAGCTTTGAAGCCGGGATGTGGTCCTTCGATTTGACCGATGAATTTTTTCCTGAAGAGATGGCCCATTTTCATGGCGTACAGATTAAAAATCTCGGCGTAATGGCCGTGCTACCGGAGTAG
- a CDS encoding glycosyltransferase, whose translation MIPKIFHFVFGFKEQTEPLHLAHALAVLSCARVNKPQRIFFHYYHEPFGVYWDLIKPLVKLVKVEPPKEIFGIPIKHYAHQADVVRLNALLEIGGVYADMDTIFVNPLSEELFEKPFVMGRQGEMGLCNAFMMSTRQSRFAKRWMDGHAGAFKGGNPGTPEWDNHSVFFPGQLAKTIPADIHIEPQTSFFKHLFNKFGLKALYEDNDIDLGKVYSLHLWENIAWDRYLSGLTPQRIKEVDTTYNCIARRFLNEI comes from the coding sequence ATGATCCCGAAGATTTTTCATTTTGTGTTCGGATTCAAGGAACAGACCGAACCGCTACACCTTGCGCATGCTTTGGCTGTTCTTTCCTGTGCTAGAGTAAATAAACCGCAGAGGATTTTTTTCCATTACTATCACGAACCCTTCGGAGTTTATTGGGATCTTATCAAGCCGCTGGTCAAGCTTGTAAAAGTCGAACCACCAAAAGAGATTTTCGGTATCCCCATTAAGCACTATGCCCATCAGGCGGATGTTGTCCGGCTTAATGCATTGCTTGAAATCGGTGGTGTTTATGCGGACATGGATACCATCTTCGTGAATCCGCTTTCGGAAGAGTTATTTGAAAAGCCTTTTGTTATGGGCAGGCAGGGGGAGATGGGGCTTTGCAATGCTTTTATGATGAGCACCCGCCAGAGCCGTTTTGCCAAACGCTGGATGGACGGCCATGCAGGAGCCTTCAAAGGCGGTAATCCCGGTACCCCGGAATGGGACAACCATTCGGTTTTTTTTCCCGGACAGCTTGCCAAGACCATTCCCGCAGATATTCATATTGAGCCGCAGACAAGTTTTTTCAAGCATCTGTTTAACAAATTCGGCTTGAAAGCTCTTTATGAGGATAACGACATTGATCTGGGCAAGGTTTATTCCCTGCATCTCTGGGAAAACATCGCTTGGGATCGTTATCTTTCCGGTTTGACCCCGCAGAGAATAAAAGAGGTCGACACTACCTACAACTGCATTGCCCGGAGATTTTTAAATGAAATTTGA
- a CDS encoding patatin-like phospholipase family protein yields the protein MIMKFKHEYAGRVCRQLFFFLLLILISGCGLKRNPIPVEMQAQASLPGYDQVRFFGDTTPKHMDTVMEKWAELSKNNKLPAEISFLSLSGGGADGAFGAGFLCGWTDRGDRPTFGLVTGVSTGALIAPFAFMGSDYDPFIEMFYTTFETSDLVQQRSYVSAVSGDSVYSTEPLREALKQFINHEFIAKIAAEHRKGRRLLIGTTNLDAMRPVYWDIGALAQYGTPEADQLIRDVILASASVPVAFPPVYFKVKAGDKIYDEMHVDGGVSNQVFSYPPSIHLAEELEKIGEHRKITLYVIRNDALVTEGVQVEPYIGGIAARSLAGLIRNQGIGDLYRMYYTSQRDGVDFKLTFIPPDYNEEADELFSPVYMTKLFMLGHGMAKAPNPWHTAPPSTTARKGADAVPAEVILE from the coding sequence ATGATTATGAAATTTAAGCATGAATATGCTGGACGGGTTTGCAGACAGCTTTTCTTTTTTCTGCTGCTGATTCTGATTTCCGGATGCGGCTTGAAGCGCAATCCCATTCCCGTGGAAATGCAGGCACAGGCCAGCCTGCCCGGATATGATCAGGTCCGTTTTTTCGGGGACACTACCCCGAAACATATGGATACGGTCATGGAAAAATGGGCCGAGCTAAGCAAAAACAATAAGCTTCCTGCGGAGATTAGTTTTCTGTCCCTTTCCGGGGGCGGCGCGGACGGGGCTTTCGGTGCGGGGTTCCTCTGCGGATGGACCGACAGGGGTGACCGCCCCACCTTCGGGCTGGTTACAGGAGTCAGTACCGGGGCGCTTATCGCTCCTTTTGCCTTCATGGGGTCGGATTATGATCCGTTCATTGAAATGTTCTATACTACTTTTGAAACCAGTGATCTTGTCCAGCAGCGCTCCTATGTTTCCGCTGTTTCCGGAGATTCGGTTTATAGCACCGAACCGCTTCGGGAAGCACTTAAGCAGTTCATTAATCACGAATTTATAGCCAAGATCGCAGCCGAACACCGCAAGGGCCGCAGGCTGCTTATCGGTACCACCAACCTTGATGCCATGCGCCCTGTCTATTGGGATATCGGAGCCCTTGCCCAGTACGGGACCCCGGAAGCGGATCAGCTTATCCGGGATGTTATTTTGGCTTCGGCTTCTGTTCCGGTGGCCTTTCCACCTGTCTATTTCAAGGTTAAAGCCGGGGATAAGATTTACGATGAAATGCATGTTGACGGCGGGGTCAGCAATCAGGTTTTCTCCTATCCGCCCAGTATCCACCTTGCTGAGGAACTGGAAAAGATAGGCGAGCATAGGAAGATCACCCTCTACGTGATTCGCAATGACGCCCTTGTTACTGAAGGTGTGCAGGTGGAACCGTATATCGGGGGCATTGCCGCCCGTTCCCTTGCCGGGTTGATCCGTAATCAGGGCATCGGTGATCTTTATCGCATGTACTACACATCCCAGCGGGATGGTGTTGATTTTAAGTTGACCTTCATTCCCCCGGATTACAACGAAGAAGCGGATGAACTTTTCAGCCCGGTATATATGACTAAACTTTTTATGCTTGGACACGGCATGGCCAAGGCTCCGAATCCGTGGCATACGGCTCCGCCTTCCACTACAGCCCGTAAGGGGGCTGATGCTGTTCCGGCGGAAGTAATCCTTGAATGA
- the larC gene encoding nickel pincer cofactor biosynthesis protein LarC → MNILYYDCFSGISGDMNLAAMIDLGVDPEFLKAELSKLGLDDEFSFKVSKDSRKGIFGTRVDVELAHHHHGHEEHEGHGHTHNHGHHHHHDHRNLNDIEKIINSSNLSEKVKRTSLAIFKRVAEAEAKIHGSTLYEVHFHEVGATDSIVDIIGAAICFHELDIDNIWCSAIELGGGFVNCAHGKIPVPAPATSEILTGKPTTQGAVPKETTTPTGAAILAELVDNFSDSPRMSVQKTAYGIGHRDNDIPNVLRVQLANIKLQSKDEQADYLPTIPARLLQCNIDDMTGEMLGAALDQLMEDGAMDVHFTPIVMKKNRPATTLSLLCSAEDEDKFKRLIFKHTSTLGIKSIAIEKTVLGVSFDKLETPLGTVTMKNALLDGKIIRSKPELEDCRALAKAHGISLSEVYLQIGKVRDI, encoded by the coding sequence ATGAATATACTCTACTACGATTGCTTTTCAGGCATCAGCGGTGACATGAACCTCGCCGCCATGATCGATCTGGGTGTTGATCCAGAATTCCTCAAGGCCGAACTTTCCAAGCTTGGACTGGATGACGAGTTCTCCTTCAAGGTATCAAAAGATTCCCGCAAAGGAATTTTCGGGACCCGCGTAGATGTGGAGCTTGCGCATCACCATCATGGACATGAGGAACATGAAGGACACGGACATACGCATAATCATGGTCATCACCACCATCACGATCACCGTAACCTGAATGACATCGAAAAGATCATCAATTCCAGCAATCTCAGCGAGAAAGTCAAGAGAACCAGTCTCGCAATTTTCAAGCGAGTTGCCGAGGCCGAGGCCAAAATTCACGGCAGCACCCTATACGAAGTCCATTTTCACGAAGTCGGTGCCACTGATTCCATCGTGGATATCATTGGAGCTGCCATCTGTTTCCATGAACTCGACATTGACAATATTTGGTGCTCAGCCATTGAACTGGGCGGCGGTTTTGTCAATTGCGCGCACGGTAAAATTCCCGTTCCCGCCCCGGCAACTTCTGAAATCCTCACCGGAAAACCAACCACCCAAGGAGCTGTACCAAAAGAAACCACCACTCCCACCGGAGCGGCGATACTCGCCGAACTGGTCGATAACTTTTCCGATTCCCCGCGCATGAGCGTACAGAAAACCGCATACGGCATCGGGCACCGGGACAATGACATTCCCAACGTGCTTCGGGTGCAGCTTGCCAATATCAAGCTACAATCCAAAGACGAGCAGGCCGATTATCTGCCTACAATCCCCGCGCGTTTGCTGCAATGCAATATCGACGACATGACCGGGGAAATGCTCGGCGCGGCACTTGATCAGCTCATGGAGGACGGAGCCATGGATGTACATTTCACGCCCATCGTCATGAAGAAGAACCGTCCGGCAACCACCCTTTCACTGCTCTGTTCAGCCGAAGACGAAGACAAATTTAAACGGCTGATATTTAAGCACACCAGCACCTTGGGCATCAAAAGCATTGCCATAGAAAAAACAGTGCTCGGCGTATCATTCGACAAGCTCGAAACACCGCTTGGTACGGTAACCATGAAGAATGCCCTTCTCGATGGCAAAATTATTCGCTCCAAGCCCGAACTCGAAGACTGCCGCGCGCTTGCCAAGGCGCACGGCATATCTTTAAGCGAAGTATATTTACAGATCGGGAAAGTAAGAGATATTTGA
- the larE gene encoding ATP-dependent sacrificial sulfur transferase LarE: MDTLALKYKSLLKLLNETRGAVIAFSGGVDSTLLLHAAKEALGERAVAASLATPYVPKWEQGEARKFAKQMGVKHAVLEMDFPEELRMNPPDHCYTCKKILFNKLLGVSQEHGFDHVLEGTNIDDLSDYRPGIKALRELGIRSPFVETDLTKAEIRELSKKFNLPTWNKPSFACLLSRMPADVKVTDGALRQVEQAEVFLMKIGFPAVRVRHHGEIARIEVPADRLQDFINANDIHNINHKLKEFGYKHVSLDLGGYQMGSLNMK; the protein is encoded by the coding sequence ATGGACACACTTGCTTTAAAATATAAAAGCTTGCTCAAGCTTCTCAATGAAACGCGCGGAGCCGTCATAGCTTTTTCAGGTGGCGTGGATAGTACTCTGCTTTTGCACGCAGCCAAAGAAGCTCTCGGCGAGCGAGCCGTAGCCGCTTCTCTCGCCACGCCCTACGTTCCAAAATGGGAGCAAGGCGAGGCAAGGAAATTCGCAAAACAGATGGGTGTAAAGCATGCTGTGCTGGAAATGGACTTCCCTGAAGAACTGCGCATGAATCCGCCGGATCACTGCTACACCTGTAAGAAAATTTTATTCAATAAGTTGCTGGGAGTATCGCAAGAACACGGCTTTGACCACGTCCTTGAAGGGACTAACATTGATGATCTCAGTGACTATCGTCCCGGCATCAAGGCCCTGCGAGAACTTGGCATCCGCAGCCCCTTTGTGGAAACCGACTTGACCAAAGCAGAAATTCGAGAGCTTTCCAAAAAGTTCAACCTGCCCACATGGAACAAACCGTCCTTCGCCTGTCTGCTCTCGCGCATGCCTGCGGATGTGAAGGTAACAGACGGAGCCCTGCGACAAGTCGAACAGGCCGAAGTGTTTCTCATGAAAATCGGCTTCCCGGCTGTGCGGGTCCGCCACCACGGCGAAATTGCCCGCATAGAAGTCCCGGCGGACAGATTGCAGGATTTCATCAACGCCAACGATATTCACAACATCAATCATAAATTAAAAGAATTCGGCTACAAGCATGTATCACTCGATTTGGGCGGATACCAAATGGGAAGCTTGAACATGAAATAA
- the larB gene encoding nickel pincer cofactor biosynthesis protein LarB, with protein MTNDNLKNILNAVKDGSMDVDQGLDKLRDLPYQDIGHTKIDHHRSLRNGFPEVIYGAGKTPQQVGDIFEHMCGRNNVLATRVSAETAEHATSRFPHVEYNATANTLTCKSKQIEYNSGTVGIITAGTSDLDVAEEALVTCDMLGSRAAIISDIGVAGIHRMFDRIDEIRKFSVLIVVAGMEGALSSVIGGLVDQPIIAVPTSVGYGASFSGLSALLGMLTSCASGVTVVNIDNGFGAACAACKINKAIDK; from the coding sequence ATGACTAATGATAATTTAAAAAATATATTGAATGCGGTAAAAGACGGCAGCATGGATGTGGATCAGGGTTTGGATAAACTGCGCGACCTGCCTTATCAGGACATCGGTCATACCAAGATCGACCACCACCGCAGCCTGCGTAACGGCTTCCCGGAAGTGATCTACGGCGCGGGCAAAACCCCGCAGCAGGTCGGTGATATTTTTGAGCACATGTGCGGACGCAACAACGTACTGGCTACCCGCGTTTCAGCAGAAACCGCCGAACATGCTACTTCTCGTTTTCCGCATGTGGAATACAATGCTACAGCCAATACCCTGACCTGTAAGAGCAAACAAATCGAATACAACAGCGGCACCGTGGGCATCATCACTGCCGGGACTTCCGATCTGGACGTTGCCGAAGAAGCACTGGTCACCTGCGACATGCTCGGCAGCCGCGCCGCCATCATCTCCGACATCGGGGTGGCAGGAATTCACCGTATGTTTGACCGCATTGATGAGATTCGCAAATTTTCAGTACTCATAGTGGTAGCAGGTATGGAAGGCGCGCTATCCAGCGTAATCGGCGGTCTTGTGGATCAGCCCATCATTGCCGTGCCGACCTCAGTAGGCTACGGGGCCAGTTTCTCCGGCCTGTCCGCCCTGCTCGGCATGCTCACTTCATGCGCCAGCGGAGTGACCGTAGTTAATATTGATAACGGATTCGGCGCGGCCTGCGCAGCATGCAAGATTAATAAGGCTATTGATAAATAG
- a CDS encoding EutP/PduV family microcompartment system protein has product MKKTMFVGETRCGKSSLIKILSGESYSPRRAMAVEHFGPFINTPGEFLENSWFYHALITSSADCKVLAIVQDATRRTSLFPPLFASMFNRKVVGLVSKVDAPNADPELAERFLKQAGAREIIRTSSVSGEGIEQILEVID; this is encoded by the coding sequence GTGAAAAAAACAATGTTTGTGGGCGAGACCCGTTGCGGTAAAAGCTCGCTGATTAAAATCCTTTCCGGGGAATCCTACTCCCCGCGCCGGGCCATGGCTGTGGAACATTTCGGCCCGTTCATCAACACCCCCGGTGAATTCCTCGAAAACAGCTGGTTCTACCACGCTCTGATCACTTCATCCGCAGATTGCAAGGTCTTGGCTATCGTCCAGGATGCCACCCGACGGACCAGCCTCTTTCCGCCACTTTTCGCATCCATGTTCAATCGTAAGGTCGTCGGCCTTGTCTCCAAAGTTGACGCACCAAACGCCGATCCTGAATTGGCTGAACGCTTTCTCAAGCAGGCCGGGGCAAGGGAAATTATCCGCACCAGTTCTGTCAGTGGTGAAGGTATTGAGCAAATTTTAGAAGTTATCGACTAG
- a CDS encoding BMC domain-containing protein, whose amino-acid sequence MDNDNKQRIIQEYVPGKQVTLAHLIASPHRDIYLKLGLDDNSSGAIGIMTITPSEGVIIASDVATKAASVEIGFLDRFGGSLLILGDVASVEASLRAVLDYFEGTLHYSSVELTRS is encoded by the coding sequence ATGGACAATGACAACAAACAGCGCATTATTCAGGAATACGTTCCCGGTAAGCAGGTTACCCTTGCCCATCTTATTGCCAGCCCGCACCGGGATATTTATCTCAAGCTCGGTTTGGATGATAATTCTTCCGGGGCCATCGGCATCATGACCATCACTCCCAGCGAGGGCGTGATTATCGCTTCTGATGTCGCCACCAAGGCTGCTTCTGTTGAGATCGGTTTTCTGGACCGTTTCGGCGGTTCGCTGCTGATTCTCGGCGATGTCGCCAGCGTGGAAGCTTCACTCCGCGCAGTGCTCGATTACTTCGAGGGCACCCTGCATTATTCGTCTGTGGAATTGACCAGATCCTAG
- a CDS encoding BMC domain-containing protein has protein sequence MNLRTIGCVELNSVALGIHTADEMLKAASVELVMARPTCPGRYIVVICGDTGAVKSSVEVGCEIGGDMVVDHFTIPSIHEDVIPALSGTSIVPRINALGVIETYTIASCILAADAAAKSADVSLVEIRMAAGLAGKAFVTMTGDVGSVKASVEAGIEVVAESGPVHSHVVIPSPSEEIKAQLI, from the coding sequence ATGAATTTACGTACTATCGGTTGTGTAGAACTGAACAGCGTTGCCCTCGGCATCCATACCGCAGATGAAATGCTCAAAGCAGCATCTGTCGAGCTGGTAATGGCTCGCCCCACATGTCCGGGTAGATATATTGTTGTTATTTGTGGTGACACCGGTGCTGTTAAAAGTTCCGTTGAAGTCGGTTGTGAAATTGGCGGCGACATGGTTGTTGACCACTTTACAATCCCCAGCATCCACGAGGATGTCATTCCCGCACTGAGCGGAACTTCCATCGTGCCCCGTATCAATGCGCTGGGCGTGATTGAAACCTACACTATCGCATCCTGTATCCTTGCAGCTGATGCAGCTGCAAAATCTGCGGATGTCAGCCTGGTCGAAATCCGTATGGCTGCCGGTCTTGCAGGTAAAGCATTCGTAACCATGACTGGTGATGTCGGCTCCGTTAAAGCTTCTGTTGAAGCCGGAATCGAAGTCGTTGCCGAATCCGGTCCGGTTCATAGCCACGTGGTTATTCCTTCCCCCAGCGAAGAAATTAAAGCGCAGCTTATTTAA
- a CDS encoding 4Fe-4S dicluster domain-containing protein, with protein MAVNIVDIIRETGVVGAGGAGLPTHVKAEATVDTVLVNGASCEPLLMSDPYLMEAEVDTMIRGLEAIMDCTGAKKGIICLKGKHAKAVKAVEDAVARDTSGRLECFVLKDFYPAGDEQVLVYEVLGRTVPERGIPLQVGAVVSNTESLFNVALALDGKPVTHRYLTVAGEIKTPMVVKVPVGTLVSDVLEFAGGPTISDYKVVDGGPMMGRVLPDTNQPVTKTTSGLLVLPPNHNVVAGKVMDPEKIRRITNTVCCQCSRCTDLCPRNLLGHSLHPHKLMRVIANNELDTEVAKEALLCSECGICEKFACPMMISPREVNAQIKQVLMKERVTWESKGNELKANPFRASRAIPTKRLIQRLNLGKYDGHPEYAGEYTPSVVNIRLGQHIGAPAQCVVSAGDKVSCGDLLGEIPEGAMGARVHASIDGVVESVENGVVVIKK; from the coding sequence ATGGCTGTAAATATAGTTGATATTATTCGCGAGACAGGCGTTGTCGGTGCCGGTGGTGCCGGCCTGCCGACTCACGTTAAAGCTGAAGCAACTGTTGATACCGTTCTGGTAAACGGTGCCTCCTGTGAACCGCTGCTCATGAGCGATCCTTACCTCATGGAAGCGGAAGTGGACACCATGATCCGCGGCCTTGAAGCGATCATGGATTGCACCGGAGCCAAGAAAGGCATCATCTGTCTCAAGGGCAAGCACGCCAAAGCTGTTAAAGCCGTTGAAGACGCGGTTGCACGTGACACTTCCGGTCGTCTCGAATGTTTCGTACTTAAAGATTTCTATCCTGCCGGTGATGAACAGGTGCTGGTTTACGAAGTTCTGGGACGCACTGTTCCCGAACGCGGTATTCCCCTTCAGGTGGGTGCTGTAGTCAGCAACACCGAGTCCCTGTTCAACGTGGCTCTGGCTCTGGACGGTAAACCGGTAACCCACCGCTACCTGACCGTTGCCGGGGAAATTAAGACCCCCATGGTTGTTAAAGTTCCCGTGGGAACCCTTGTTTCCGACGTGCTCGAATTTGCAGGCGGACCGACCATTTCCGACTACAAAGTCGTAGACGGCGGCCCCATGATGGGCCGGGTTCTTCCCGATACCAACCAGCCGGTAACCAAAACCACCAGCGGTCTTCTGGTCCTGCCCCCGAACCACAACGTGGTTGCAGGCAAGGTAATGGACCCCGAAAAGATCCGCCGCATCACCAACACTGTCTGCTGTCAGTGTTCACGTTGCACTGATCTCTGTCCTCGTAACCTGCTCGGCCATTCCCTGCATCCGCACAAGCTGATGCGTGTGATTGCCAACAACGAGCTGGATACTGAAGTCGCTAAAGAAGCACTGCTTTGTTCCGAGTGCGGCATCTGTGAAAAATTCGCCTGTCCTATGATGATTTCCCCGCGTGAGGTAAACGCCCAGATCAAGCAGGTCCTGATGAAGGAACGCGTAACCTGGGAATCCAAGGGCAATGAACTGAAAGCCAACCCGTTCCGCGCAAGCAGAGCTATTCCCACCAAGCGCCTTATTCAGCGTCTGAATCTCGGCAAGTATGACGGTCATCCCGAATACGCTGGTGAGTATACTCCCTCTGTGGTCAACATCCGTCTCGGTCAGCACATCGGTGCCCCGGCACAGTGTGTTGTTTCCGCAGGTGACAAGGTAAGCTGCGGCGACCTGCTCGGTGAAATTCCCGAAGGCGCAATGGGCGCAAGGGTTCACGCCAGCATTGACGGCGTTGTTGAAAGCGTTGAAAACGGCGTAGTAGTTATTAAGAAATAA
- a CDS encoding 1-propanol dehydrogenase PduQ, giving the protein MTQFYGKTKICYGEDALDNLETIPATRAFIVTDLFMVKTGFADRVRTHLDRNGIPFIVFDEVEPDPSLETVTKGAQIFLKNQADLIIALGGGSPIDAAKAISFFAGKALEGKVKPTLVAIPTTSGTGAEVTSYAVVTDKVNEVKIPLNDEMLIPDMAILDARFTRSLPPHVTAATGMDVLTHAIEAYTSRDANAFTSIYARYAIRYVFKYLKRAYINGDDMEAREHMLLGSCMAGMAFNNSGLGITHSIAHSLGGIFHVPHGLANAVVLPHAIKFNSFDVGIRYHEIATMLELPAETVEEGTRSLIDAVSELNESMGIPNNIGALKIDESVFKTSLNTIARNVLEDICTASNPRNPSRDDVKELLLKAW; this is encoded by the coding sequence GTGACACAGTTCTACGGCAAAACAAAAATCTGCTACGGCGAGGACGCTCTGGATAATCTGGAGACTATCCCGGCAACGCGGGCTTTTATTGTTACCGATTTATTTATGGTTAAGACCGGTTTTGCTGACCGGGTCCGTACCCATCTGGATCGCAACGGGATTCCCTTCATCGTCTTTGATGAGGTTGAACCCGATCCTTCCCTTGAGACAGTTACCAAGGGAGCACAGATTTTCCTTAAAAATCAGGCTGACCTGATTATCGCCCTTGGCGGCGGTTCACCCATTGATGCGGCTAAAGCCATTTCCTTTTTTGCCGGCAAGGCTCTTGAAGGAAAGGTAAAGCCCACACTGGTTGCCATCCCCACCACTAGTGGTACCGGGGCTGAAGTTACCAGTTATGCTGTGGTCACCGATAAAGTTAATGAGGTAAAGATTCCTCTTAACGATGAAATGCTCATCCCGGATATGGCTATCCTTGATGCCCGTTTCACCCGTTCCCTGCCTCCGCATGTTACTGCGGCAACAGGTATGGACGTGCTGACCCACGCCATTGAGGCATATACTTCCCGTGATGCCAACGCTTTTACTTCCATCTACGCAAGATACGCTATCCGTTACGTATTCAAGTATCTCAAGCGGGCCTACATCAACGGTGATGACATGGAAGCACGCGAACATATGCTGCTCGGTTCCTGCATGGCAGGCATGGCTTTCAACAACAGCGGACTGGGCATTACTCATTCCATCGCCCATTCTCTCGGCGGAATTTTTCATGTGCCTCACGGACTGGCAAACGCGGTAGTCCTGCCCCACGCAATCAAGTTTAACAGCTTTGATGTGGGCATCCGTTACCACGAAATTGCTACCATGCTGGAACTGCCTGCTGAAACCGTTGAAGAGGGCACCAGATCTCTCATTGATGCGGTCAGCGAACTCAATGAGTCCATGGGCATTCCCAACAATATCGGCGCATTGAAGATTGATGAAAGTGTTTTCAAAACCAGCCTGAACACCATTGCCCGCAACGTGCTTGAAGATATCTGCACTGCGAGCAACCCCAGAAATCCCTCACGTGATGACGTAAAGGAACTTCTGCTCAAGGCTTGGTAA
- a CDS encoding BMC domain-containing protein translates to MSSNALGMVETKGLVGSVEAADAMVKAANVTLVGREQVGGGLVTVLVRGDVGAVKAAVDAGAAAAERVGELRSVHVIPRPHSEVEVILPKCAVK, encoded by the coding sequence ATGTCATCCAACGCTCTCGGAATGGTAGAAACCAAAGGTCTGGTCGGCTCTGTAGAAGCAGCCGATGCTATGGTTAAAGCAGCAAACGTAACTCTCGTCGGCCGTGAACAGGTCGGTGGCGGCCTCGTAACCGTTTTGGTTCGCGGCGATGTTGGTGCTGTTAAAGCAGCAGTTGACGCAGGTGCAGCAGCAGCTGAACGCGTTGGCGAACTGCGCAGCGTACACGTGATACCCCGTCCTCACAGCGAAGTGGAAGTTATTCTTCCCAAATGCGCTGTAAAGTAA
- a CDS encoding BMC domain-containing protein, with translation METLGIVECWHIASGVRIADAMMKAADVELVRASTICSGRYLIFVTGDRAAVAASVDAAEADGSKIKASFVISSLSPEVAAVLKSPIVLADVQALGVIECRNVSTGVMAADVAVKRSGVELARFVAGQGINGKSYFVMSGDVAAVQEAADAASAALGNNLIEAVVIPGPDASVVKALVRGTR, from the coding sequence ATGGAAACGCTGGGAATAGTTGAGTGCTGGCACATTGCATCCGGAGTACGGATTGCTGATGCCATGATGAAAGCTGCGGATGTAGAGCTTGTCCGTGCTTCCACTATTTGTTCCGGCAGATACCTGATTTTTGTTACCGGTGATCGCGCTGCTGTAGCTGCCAGTGTTGACGCTGCAGAAGCTGACGGCAGTAAGATCAAAGCCAGCTTTGTTATTTCAAGCCTTTCTCCGGAAGTGGCTGCTGTGTTGAAAAGTCCCATTGTTCTGGCGGATGTACAGGCTCTGGGAGTTATCGAATGCCGCAATGTTTCCACCGGTGTGATGGCTGCTGATGTGGCGGTCAAGCGTTCCGGTGTGGAGTTGGCCCGTTTTGTAGCAGGGCAGGGTATCAACGGTAAATCATATTTCGTTATGAGCGGCGATGTAGCTGCGGTTCAGGAAGCCGCAGACGCTGCATCAGCCGCTTTGGGCAACAATCTTATTGAGGCGGTCGTCATCCCCGGACCCGACGCCTCGGTCGTAAAGGCCTTAGTACGGGGAACGAGGTAA
- a CDS encoding EutN/CcmL family microcompartment protein — translation MIICKVVGNVWATRKNDDLSGEKLMVVQRLDIEEKGSEEIFVAVDCVGAGIGEQVLVTTGSSARMALRNHEAPVDAAIVGIIDEVQAQV, via the coding sequence ATGATTATCTGTAAAGTTGTAGGCAATGTCTGGGCCACCCGCAAGAATGATGATTTGAGCGGGGAAAAGCTGATGGTTGTTCAGCGGCTGGATATCGAAGAAAAGGGCAGTGAAGAAATTTTCGTAGCTGTGGACTGCGTTGGCGCGGGCATCGGCGAGCAGGTTCTGGTCACTACCGGAAGCTCCGCACGCATGGCCCTGCGTAACCACGAAGCACCTGTTGATGCCGCCATTGTCGGTATCATCGATGAAGTTCAGGCACAGGTTTAG